Proteins from a genomic interval of Salinarchaeum sp. Harcht-Bsk1:
- a CDS encoding ABC transporter permease, which produces MSDTDDAASADEQIATGAGVDRTANTFLGDVWVNFKRWNLKAVRNPFVLVVSLVQPIIFLVLFTEVFGNVAGSAVNRGIPGISYETFLVPAIAIQVALAAAVTSGIGLVNDIENGMFEKVLVSPMNRTAVFLGKTAAEVFRITVQIGIILVLGVLLGAEIATGVVGALGIIGVGILFSLWFVAVSNSLALLTRDQESTIIGANLLQFPLLFLSTAFLPLDVMPEWIQTFAKLNPVTYGVDAARSLMLDRDTMTVIQVSWFDGTLDGVVPGVLVLVGLDLALGAIAVVLLSRASSSAVR; this is translated from the coding sequence ATGAGCGACACCGACGACGCCGCGAGCGCCGACGAACAGATCGCGACTGGCGCTGGCGTCGACCGTACCGCGAACACCTTCCTCGGCGACGTCTGGGTGAACTTCAAGCGCTGGAACCTGAAGGCCGTCAGGAACCCGTTCGTCCTCGTCGTCTCGCTCGTCCAGCCGATCATCTTCCTGGTCCTGTTCACGGAGGTCTTCGGCAACGTCGCCGGCTCGGCAGTCAACCGTGGGATCCCGGGGATCAGCTACGAGACGTTCCTCGTACCGGCGATCGCGATCCAGGTCGCACTCGCCGCGGCGGTCACGTCGGGCATCGGGCTGGTCAACGACATCGAGAACGGGATGTTCGAGAAGGTGCTGGTCTCGCCGATGAACCGGACGGCGGTCTTCCTCGGCAAGACCGCCGCCGAAGTGTTCCGGATCACCGTCCAGATCGGCATCATCCTCGTCCTCGGCGTCCTGCTGGGCGCAGAGATCGCGACCGGCGTCGTCGGTGCGCTCGGGATCATCGGCGTCGGCATCCTGTTCTCGCTGTGGTTCGTCGCGGTCTCGAACTCGCTCGCCCTGCTCACGCGGGACCAGGAGTCGACGATCATCGGTGCGAACCTGCTACAGTTCCCGCTGCTCTTCCTCTCGACGGCCTTCCTACCCCTCGACGTCATGCCGGAGTGGATTCAGACGTTCGCGAAGCTCAATCCCGTCACCTACGGCGTCGACGCCGCACGGTCGCTGATGCTCGATCGGGACACGATGACCGTCATCCAGGTGTCGTGGTTCGACGGCACGCTCGACGGGGTCGTCCCCGGCGTGCTGGTACTGGTTGGGCTCGACCTCGCACTCGGCGCCATCGCGGTCGTGTTACTGTCCCGCGCGTCGAGTTCGGCGGTCCGCTAA
- a CDS encoding aldo/keto reductase, producing MDFPRLGLGTMGIDDPDAVTTAIDLGYRHLDTAQIYDNEAVVGEGIDQAGVDRDDLLVATKLWIDQLDRVRESTVESLDRLGLDSVDLLYVHRPKGAYDPESTLSAMAELRDDGLIDGIAVSNFEIGDLDRFADVLGEPPAANQVEYHPLFQPEDRLEHAREHDYPLVAYSPLSGGEVDTVEPIVEVADRHGITPEQASLAWLLAKGIHPIPKASSREHLEANRAALDVELTDEDVAAIDAVEREHELYPE from the coding sequence ATGGACTTCCCACGACTCGGCCTCGGGACGATGGGCATCGACGATCCCGACGCCGTCACGACCGCGATCGACCTCGGGTACCGACACCTCGACACCGCACAGATCTACGACAACGAAGCCGTCGTCGGCGAAGGAATCGACCAGGCTGGCGTCGACCGCGACGACCTCCTCGTCGCGACGAAGCTCTGGATCGACCAGCTCGATCGGGTTCGGGAGAGCACTGTGGAGAGCCTCGATCGGCTAGGCCTCGATTCGGTCGACCTGCTGTACGTCCACCGTCCGAAGGGCGCGTACGATCCCGAGTCCACGCTCTCGGCGATGGCGGAGCTCCGGGATGACGGCCTGATCGACGGAATCGCCGTCAGCAACTTCGAGATCGGGGACCTCGACCGATTTGCAGACGTGCTCGGCGAACCGCCCGCAGCAAACCAGGTCGAGTATCACCCGCTCTTCCAGCCCGAAGACCGACTCGAGCACGCTCGCGAGCACGACTACCCTCTGGTGGCCTACTCGCCGCTGTCCGGTGGCGAGGTCGACACCGTCGAACCGATCGTCGAGGTCGCGGATCGCCACGGGATCACGCCCGAACAGGCGAGTCTGGCGTGGCTCCTCGCGAAGGGAATCCACCCGATCCCGAAAGCGTCGAGCCGCGAGCACCTCGAAGCGAACCGGGCCGCGCTCGACGTGGAACTGACCGACGAGGACGTTGCCGCCATCGACGCCGTCGAACGCGAGCACGAACTCTACCCCGAATAA
- a CDS encoding helix-turn-helix domain-containing protein: MATIIRGTVPATEFALSHTLETVPAAEFECERIVRSGEHSIMPLLWVRADDAEAVEDALAADPTVEAVNRLSSFDDEHLYEMQWIDHVRLLLHMLTNGGATVLDAYGRDGRWQLRVLYPNRDHFSTTHEFADEHGMTFDVESIREMDGEPAGRFGLTDAQHEALTAAAKAGYYEVPREVTLEELADDLGVSHQALSEQLRRGTCALLEDTLLIGMTNQEGV; the protein is encoded by the coding sequence GTGGCGACGATCATCCGAGGCACGGTCCCTGCAACGGAGTTCGCCCTCTCTCACACGCTTGAGACGGTCCCGGCAGCCGAATTCGAGTGCGAGCGGATCGTCAGGAGCGGCGAGCACTCGATCATGCCCCTGCTGTGGGTGCGAGCAGACGACGCCGAGGCAGTCGAAGACGCGCTCGCGGCAGACCCCACCGTCGAAGCGGTGAACCGACTCTCGAGCTTCGACGACGAACACCTCTACGAGATGCAGTGGATCGACCACGTCCGGCTCCTCCTGCACATGCTCACGAACGGCGGTGCGACGGTTCTCGACGCCTACGGGCGGGACGGCCGCTGGCAGCTCCGCGTGCTCTATCCGAATCGTGATCACTTCTCGACGACCCACGAGTTCGCGGACGAACACGGGATGACCTTCGACGTCGAGTCGATCCGCGAGATGGACGGCGAGCCGGCCGGGCGGTTCGGCCTCACCGACGCTCAGCACGAGGCCCTCACTGCCGCGGCGAAGGCTGGCTACTACGAGGTACCCCGCGAGGTCACGCTCGAGGAACTCGCAGACGACCTCGGGGTCTCCCACCAGGCGCTCTCCGAGCAGCTCCGGCGCGGTACCTGTGCGCTGCTCGAAGATACGCTGCTCATCGGGATGACTAACCAGGAAGGAGTCTGA
- a CDS encoding succinic semialdehyde dehydrogenase: MSFETPDGYDGPVLERLAESVPVEPDVESAASDAELRVRAPFTDAVVGTVPACSPDAIRGAVDRARTAQADWKRRPASERVAAIERFEDLIHDHRAELLDLVQLESGKTRYDALEECGDVEFTAGHYAERTEAYLEPERHPGLVPGLTRVREHHDPYGVVGIVSPWNYPLTLAISDALPALLAGNAVVLKPAEQTPFTALYVEELLAEAGVPSAVFQVVPGRGETLGPPLIDAVDAVNFTGSTAVGREVAAQAAESLIPATLELGGKGPMIVREDAPLGRTVTGALRGAFASAGQLCIAVERIYVHESIADEFTDRLVERVRGLDLGTEFTYAPDVGSMVSADQLERVEAHVDDAVADGASLLTGGRRRPDVGPLVYEPTVLGEVPPGADVTCEETFGPVVTVTPVPDDETAIELANDTPYGLHGSVWTDDTAAGRRVARRLDCGTVCVNDAYMSMWGSTSAPMGGRKDSGLGRRHGDQGFEKYTRSQSVTVQHGHPLTPISAVPNRVTAWALAAYLRVVRGLGIR, from the coding sequence GTGTCGTTCGAGACGCCAGACGGCTACGACGGGCCAGTGCTGGAGCGGCTGGCCGAGAGTGTGCCCGTCGAACCCGACGTCGAGAGTGCTGCGTCCGACGCCGAACTCCGCGTTCGAGCGCCCTTCACCGACGCAGTCGTTGGCACGGTGCCGGCGTGCTCTCCTGACGCGATTCGGGGCGCGGTCGATCGCGCCCGCACAGCCCAGGCCGACTGGAAGCGTCGGCCCGCGTCCGAACGGGTCGCCGCGATCGAACGCTTCGAGGACCTGATTCACGACCACAGGGCCGAGTTGCTGGATCTCGTGCAACTCGAGAGCGGCAAGACCCGATACGACGCGCTCGAAGAGTGCGGCGACGTCGAATTCACTGCGGGGCACTACGCCGAGCGAACGGAGGCTTACCTCGAGCCAGAGCGCCACCCTGGGCTCGTTCCAGGGCTGACGCGGGTTCGCGAACACCACGATCCCTACGGTGTCGTCGGGATCGTCTCGCCGTGGAACTACCCGCTCACGCTCGCCATCTCGGACGCGCTGCCGGCACTGCTGGCCGGCAACGCAGTCGTGCTCAAACCGGCCGAACAGACGCCCTTCACGGCGCTCTACGTGGAGGAGTTGCTGGCGGAAGCCGGCGTTCCATCAGCCGTCTTCCAGGTCGTTCCCGGTCGGGGCGAGACGCTCGGTCCGCCGCTGATCGACGCCGTCGACGCGGTGAACTTCACTGGCTCGACCGCCGTCGGTCGCGAGGTCGCCGCACAGGCCGCCGAGTCGCTGATCCCCGCGACGCTCGAACTGGGCGGGAAAGGGCCCATGATCGTCCGCGAGGACGCCCCGCTCGGGCGCACCGTGACCGGTGCCCTCCGTGGCGCGTTCGCCAGCGCCGGCCAGCTCTGCATCGCCGTCGAGCGGATCTACGTCCACGAGTCGATCGCCGACGAGTTCACCGATCGGCTCGTCGAGCGGGTCCGCGGCCTCGACCTCGGGACCGAGTTCACCTACGCTCCGGACGTGGGATCGATGGTCTCCGCTGACCAGCTCGAGCGCGTCGAAGCCCACGTCGACGACGCCGTCGCGGACGGCGCGTCGCTGCTGACAGGTGGTCGGCGCCGTCCGGACGTCGGCCCGCTCGTATACGAACCGACGGTGCTCGGCGAGGTTCCCCCCGGAGCCGACGTGACCTGCGAGGAGACTTTCGGCCCCGTCGTTACCGTGACGCCGGTCCCCGACGACGAGACGGCGATCGAGTTGGCCAACGACACGCCGTACGGGCTCCACGGGAGCGTCTGGACCGACGATACGGCGGCAGGGCGCCGCGTCGCCCGGCGACTCGACTGTGGGACGGTCTGCGTCAACGACGCCTACATGTCGATGTGGGGCTCCACGTCGGCACCGATGGGCGGACGCAAGGATTCGGGGCTCGGTCGGCGACACGGAGACCAGGGGTTCGAGAAGTACACCCGCTCCCAGAGCGTCACGGTCCAGCACGGGCACCCGTTGACGCCGATCTCCGCAGTACCGAACCGCGTCACGGCGTGGGCGCTCGCGGCCTACCTGCGCGTCGTCCGGGGGCTGGGAATCCGATGA
- a CDS encoding cold-shock protein codes for MANGKVDFFNDTGGYGFIETDDADDDVFFHMEDVGGEDLTEGTELEFDIEQAPKGPRATNVVRQ; via the coding sequence ATGGCAAACGGTAAGGTTGACTTCTTCAACGACACTGGCGGCTACGGCTTCATCGAGACTGACGACGCGGACGACGACGTGTTCTTCCACATGGAGGACGTTGGCGGCGAGGATCTCACTGAAGGTACCGAGCTCGAGTTCGACATCGAACAGGCCCCCAAGGGCCCCCGCGCGACCAACGTCGTCCGACAGTAA
- a CDS encoding DUF4112 domain-containing protein — protein MVPQSAADVTSDGEQAAQEAAVEIAVEAADGTITATPDEAAALRRTRVVSNLLDEAVRVPGTDYCVGLDPLLGVISGYGDAVSAAISLYPILEALRLDAPKRTLAKMLALVATDFAIGSIPVVGTVFDAVWKANAWNVRALERHIDAS, from the coding sequence ATGGTCCCCCAATCGGCAGCGGACGTCACGAGCGACGGCGAGCAGGCCGCCCAGGAGGCCGCGGTGGAGATAGCCGTCGAGGCGGCGGACGGCACGATCACGGCGACGCCGGACGAGGCCGCCGCCCTCCGCCGCACCCGCGTGGTGAGCAACCTGCTCGACGAGGCCGTCCGCGTGCCGGGCACGGACTACTGTGTCGGCCTCGATCCACTGCTCGGCGTCATCTCGGGCTACGGCGACGCGGTCTCGGCGGCGATCTCGCTGTACCCCATTCTGGAGGCCCTCCGCCTCGACGCGCCGAAACGAACGCTCGCGAAGATGCTCGCGCTGGTCGCCACCGACTTCGCGATCGGATCGATTCCGGTCGTCGGCACGGTGTTCGACGCGGTCTGGAAGGCCAACGCGTGGAACGTGCGTGCGCTCGAACGGCACATCGACGCCTCCTGA
- a CDS encoding SDR family oxidoreductase: MTKFLTGFPGFLGAALTERLLERDESVVCLVQPEYLAEAEERAAAIVDRTDAPSTAVTLVTGDVTEPELGLDDPDDHQEATDELYHLAAIYDLGVEREPAERVNVAGTEAVLDFAIDADVDRLHYVSTCYVSGRHDGVFGPEDLDLGQTFNNHYEATKFEAEVAVQRRMDEGLPTTIYRPAIVTGDSTTGETAKYDGLYYLLDLIDRQPTIAAAPVHPPADSYEFNVVPRNFVVDAIAHLSAREDTVDEVYQLCDPSPPTVGRLTSICGDALGQRVLGVPVHARLAGRALDAVPGLADRLGLEPASLDYLGHPTSYVCPNTRRALSKTAIECPPLESYVDELVAFKRANPSIRTTAMQ; this comes from the coding sequence ATGACGAAATTTCTCACCGGATTCCCGGGCTTTCTCGGCGCGGCGCTCACCGAGCGCCTGCTCGAGCGCGACGAATCCGTGGTCTGCCTCGTCCAGCCCGAGTATCTCGCGGAGGCCGAGGAACGAGCAGCCGCGATCGTCGATCGAACGGACGCACCGTCGACGGCGGTCACCCTCGTCACGGGCGACGTCACCGAACCGGAACTCGGTCTCGACGATCCCGACGATCACCAGGAGGCGACCGACGAACTGTACCACCTCGCGGCGATCTACGACCTCGGCGTCGAGCGCGAACCGGCCGAGCGCGTGAACGTCGCGGGGACAGAGGCCGTGCTCGACTTCGCGATCGACGCCGACGTCGACCGGCTCCACTACGTGAGCACGTGCTACGTCAGCGGCCGCCACGACGGCGTCTTCGGCCCGGAGGACCTCGACCTCGGCCAGACGTTCAACAACCACTACGAGGCGACGAAGTTCGAGGCGGAAGTCGCCGTCCAGCGGCGGATGGACGAGGGGCTCCCGACGACGATCTACCGGCCGGCGATCGTCACCGGCGACAGCACCACCGGCGAGACGGCGAAGTACGACGGCCTCTACTACCTGCTGGACCTGATCGATCGGCAGCCCACGATCGCTGCCGCGCCCGTTCACCCGCCGGCGGACAGCTACGAGTTCAACGTCGTCCCACGGAACTTCGTGGTCGACGCGATCGCCCACCTCAGCGCTCGCGAGGACACAGTCGACGAGGTCTACCAGCTCTGCGATCCGAGCCCGCCGACGGTCGGCAGGCTCACGAGCATCTGCGGCGACGCACTCGGTCAGCGCGTACTCGGGGTGCCCGTCCACGCCCGCCTCGCAGGTCGCGCGCTGGACGCAGTCCCCGGGCTCGCAGACCGACTCGGACTCGAACCGGCCTCGCTCGACTACCTCGGCCATCCGACCAGCTACGTCTGTCCGAACACGCGACGCGCGCTGTCGAAGACGGCCATCGAGTGTCCGCCGCTAGAAAGCTACGTCGACGAACTCGTGGCGTTCAAGCGAGCGAACCCGTCGATTCGGACGACGGCGATGCAGTGA
- a CDS encoding class I SAM-dependent methyltransferase, with amino-acid sequence MDSHEVRREWAERSGEYSPDYYAYYGPDETSESVRSIADRLTGPDPAILELGCSSGRHLAHLLEHGYRDLTGIELNGDAFDVMADAYPDLAADGTFYHDSIEAVVEAVPDDRFDLVYSVETLQHLHPDATWVFDELARITCGHLVTIENEGDDQESPPGDADPVEGVSYVNDEFPLYYRDWDRIFTERGLESVPVTDDERSVVHGVDTVRAFRSVATVEE; translated from the coding sequence GTGGATTCTCACGAGGTCCGTCGCGAATGGGCGGAACGCTCCGGCGAGTACTCGCCGGACTACTACGCGTACTACGGGCCCGACGAGACGAGCGAGTCGGTCCGCAGCATCGCAGATCGCCTGACTGGACCCGACCCGGCGATCCTCGAACTCGGCTGTAGCTCCGGACGACACCTCGCCCACCTCCTCGAGCACGGCTATCGCGACCTCACAGGCATCGAACTGAACGGCGACGCCTTCGACGTGATGGCCGACGCCTACCCCGACCTCGCGGCCGACGGGACGTTCTACCACGACTCGATCGAGGCTGTCGTCGAGGCGGTGCCGGACGATCGCTTCGACCTCGTCTACTCCGTCGAGACCCTCCAGCACCTCCATCCGGACGCGACGTGGGTGTTCGACGAACTCGCGCGGATCACCTGCGGCCATCTCGTGACGATCGAGAACGAGGGCGACGACCAGGAATCGCCCCCCGGAGATGCCGATCCGGTCGAGGGCGTGAGCTACGTCAACGACGAGTTCCCCCTGTACTACCGCGACTGGGACCGGATCTTCACCGAACGCGGCCTCGAGAGCGTGCCCGTGACCGACGACGAACGGTCCGTCGTCCACGGCGTCGACACCGTGCGGGCGTTCCGAAGCGTGGCGACCGTCGAAGAGTAG
- a CDS encoding SDR family NAD(P)-dependent oxidoreductase: protein MSILEQFRLDGKTAIVTGGNRGIGRAIAEGLADVGANVVVANRDGEAGDEAAAEIADDYDAETLAVETNVTEEAAVEAMVEATVERFGGVDVLINNAGIVHHNPVEEKSVEEWEHTIDVNLTGAYRCAKHVGEVMRENEDGGVIVNVSSMSAFIANYPQHQVDYQASKGGLEAFKNQLASEWAEDGVRVNNVNPGYVFTDNIVHDGDVVETWRDEMLVEEFAEPDDIAPLVVYLASDASGYVTGESVVIDGGYTVR, encoded by the coding sequence ATGTCCATTCTCGAGCAGTTTCGACTCGACGGCAAGACGGCGATCGTGACCGGCGGTAACCGCGGCATCGGCAGAGCGATCGCGGAGGGGCTCGCCGACGTCGGCGCGAACGTCGTCGTCGCGAACCGCGACGGCGAAGCGGGTGATGAAGCGGCCGCAGAAATCGCCGACGACTACGACGCAGAGACCCTCGCCGTGGAGACGAACGTCACCGAGGAGGCAGCCGTCGAGGCCATGGTCGAGGCGACCGTCGAGCGCTTCGGCGGCGTCGACGTCCTGATCAACAACGCCGGCATCGTCCACCACAATCCCGTCGAGGAGAAGTCGGTCGAGGAGTGGGAGCACACCATCGACGTGAACCTCACCGGTGCGTACCGCTGCGCGAAGCACGTCGGCGAGGTCATGCGCGAGAACGAGGACGGCGGCGTGATCGTCAACGTCTCCTCGATGTCCGCGTTCATCGCGAACTACCCCCAGCACCAGGTCGACTACCAGGCCTCGAAGGGCGGCCTGGAGGCGTTCAAGAACCAGCTCGCCTCGGAGTGGGCCGAGGACGGCGTCCGCGTGAACAACGTCAATCCCGGCTACGTCTTCACCGACAACATCGTCCACGACGGGGACGTCGTCGAGACCTGGCGCGACGAGATGCTCGTCGAGGAGTTCGCCGAACCCGACGACATCGCACCGCTCGTGGTCTACCTCGCGAGCGACGCGTCGGGCTACGTGACCGGCGAATCGGTGGTCATCGACGGCGGCTACACCGTCCGCTGA
- a CDS encoding daunorubicin resistance protein DrrA family ABC transporter ATP-binding protein yields the protein MSNASSRGGDRSGNPPAIAVEGLDVTYADGTRAVRDVDMIVPEGEFFGFLGPNGAGKTTTIKVLATLLSPTGGHVEVNGFDVTAEPRKVRESIGYMAQEVSVDPELTAAENIRFAAESYGVPRVDRADRVEDLLDLVDLADDADKRAEEFSGGMKKRLDAATALVHRPPLVFLDEPTTGLDPKARQRLWEYFRRINGQGTTIFLTTQYLEEADQLCDELAVILDGSIVAEGSPADLKREVGGEVLDVEIESAGNAFESDGAAIERAAEIARSFEAFEQATVTESADGISVTAETARQHGTDLLVALRDAGVTVTGFNLHAPTLDDVFLAITGESVDVETLEGGRTGPEAPTEEVGR from the coding sequence GTGTCAAACGCATCGAGCCGCGGTGGCGACAGGAGTGGCAACCCGCCGGCGATCGCCGTCGAGGGGCTCGACGTCACGTACGCCGACGGTACCCGCGCCGTCCGGGACGTCGACATGATCGTCCCTGAGGGCGAGTTCTTCGGCTTTCTCGGCCCCAATGGCGCGGGCAAGACGACCACGATCAAGGTGCTGGCGACCCTGCTCTCGCCGACCGGCGGCCACGTCGAGGTCAACGGGTTCGACGTGACCGCAGAGCCGCGGAAGGTCCGCGAGTCGATCGGCTACATGGCCCAGGAGGTGAGCGTCGATCCCGAACTGACCGCGGCGGAGAACATCCGGTTCGCGGCGGAGTCCTACGGCGTCCCCCGTGTCGACCGCGCCGATCGGGTCGAGGATCTGCTCGACCTCGTTGACCTCGCAGACGATGCGGACAAGCGTGCAGAGGAGTTCTCCGGTGGGATGAAGAAGCGCCTCGACGCCGCGACCGCGCTCGTCCACCGCCCGCCGCTCGTCTTCCTCGACGAGCCGACGACGGGCCTCGATCCCAAGGCGCGCCAGCGACTCTGGGAGTACTTCCGGCGGATCAACGGGCAGGGGACGACGATCTTCCTGACGACGCAGTACCTCGAAGAGGCCGACCAGTTGTGTGACGAACTCGCCGTGATCCTCGACGGGTCGATCGTCGCGGAGGGGAGTCCAGCGGACCTCAAACGGGAGGTCGGCGGCGAGGTGCTCGACGTCGAGATCGAGTCCGCGGGCAACGCCTTCGAGAGCGACGGCGCGGCGATCGAGCGCGCCGCAGAGATCGCTCGTTCCTTCGAGGCCTTCGAGCAAGCGACGGTCACCGAGTCCGCGGACGGCATCAGCGTCACCGCAGAGACGGCCCGCCAGCACGGCACCGACCTCCTCGTCGCACTCCGTGACGCCGGGGTGACGGTGACCGGGTTCAACCTCCACGCACCCACGCTCGACGACGTGTTTCTCGCGATCACCGGCGAGTCCGTCGACGTAGAGACCCTCGAAGGCGGGAGGACGGGGCCGGAAGCACCGACGGAGGAGGTCGGACGATGA
- a CDS encoding flavodoxin domain-containing protein, giving the protein MTAVLIAYATGEGQTAKTAEAIAETLGDADLDVAIRNVAVEPEVDLRTYDAVVVGSPVNNRAHLPAVVEWIDANRDALVDRLSAFFQLSIAGVSESDWAVDSTREWVDDLVEQTGWTPDRVGDFGGALAYSQYGPVERQLFRVAAAFATGDTDTSRDYEYTDWDEVAAFAEEFAALVAAPADEDVPRAFAYEPPSAAASGPSQNRLRQVAVVAIVALVVAAIVAALYRRCSGADREAAVPTE; this is encoded by the coding sequence ATGACAGCCGTTCTCATCGCGTACGCGACCGGCGAGGGACAGACGGCCAAGACGGCCGAAGCGATCGCCGAGACGCTCGGCGACGCGGACCTCGACGTCGCGATTCGAAACGTCGCGGTCGAACCGGAGGTCGATCTCCGGACGTACGACGCCGTGGTGGTCGGCTCGCCGGTGAACAACCGCGCGCACCTGCCGGCCGTCGTCGAGTGGATCGACGCGAATCGAGACGCGCTCGTGGATCGCCTGTCCGCGTTCTTCCAGCTCTCGATCGCCGGCGTCTCGGAATCCGACTGGGCAGTGGACTCGACGCGAGAGTGGGTGGACGATCTCGTCGAGCAGACCGGGTGGACGCCCGATCGTGTCGGCGATTTCGGCGGCGCGCTCGCGTACTCGCAGTACGGCCCCGTCGAGCGCCAGCTGTTCAGAGTCGCCGCAGCGTTCGCGACGGGCGACACCGACACGTCTCGAGACTACGAGTACACGGACTGGGACGAAGTGGCGGCCTTCGCCGAGGAGTTCGCCGCGCTCGTCGCCGCTCCAGCCGACGAGGACGTTCCTCGGGCGTTCGCGTACGAACCACCGTCGGCTGCAGCCTCCGGACCCTCGCAGAACCGTCTACGTCAAGTGGCAGTCGTAGCGATCGTGGCCCTCGTCGTCGCGGCCATCGTGGCGGCGCTCTATCGACGCTGCTCGGGAGCCGATCGGGAGGCCGCCGTTCCGACCGAATGA